Proteins encoded in a region of the Marmota flaviventris isolate mMarFla1 chromosome 3, mMarFla1.hap1, whole genome shotgun sequence genome:
- the LOC139705069 gene encoding basic proline-rich protein-like translates to MVREADRSPGLAGKPESTVSGALSTPVPPSASPSHGPEAASAAGALDSPAGGGGGGRGRGVLPPQACKITVPLLGPQPRLCPRGPSGRRPECPPSPARARACRPPLPAKTKRRRSPVSPRVCAPRRARGPPIFTPPGRRRCRAAVRGAAAGGGGPPGRMPEDSRGRPARQPLPAQPPPPPPPPRRAALLSAPLAPAGSGSGLSPPPPPPPPGRPPPPPARALPPGARPSAPIEPRARPLMSSPARRRRPGGFKGPAPSQSGGVRRVGDGQPGNAVSPAPGGAPYRNAASRLGHGVRKQSPPPEPAPAPGPGGESGTGKRRQH, encoded by the coding sequence ATGGTCCGCGAAGCCGACAGAAGCCCAGGGTTGGCCGGGAAGCCCGAATCAACAGTATCGGGCGCCCTCAGCACCCCAGTCCCTCCCTCGGCGTCCCCAAGTCACGGCCCTGAAGCCGCCTCGGCGGCCGGGGCCTTGGACAGTCCAGCGGGGGGAGGCGGAGGCGGGCGGGGCCGAGGGGTCCTCCCCCCGCAGGCCTGCAAAATAACAGTCCCCCTCCTCGGTCCCCAGCCGCGCCTTTGTCCTCGCGGGCCGAGCGGGCGGCGCCCGGAGTGCCCCCCCAGCCCCGCGCGAGCGCGCGCGTGTCGCCCTCCGCTCCCGGCAAAAACAAAGAGGCGGAGGAGCCCCGTTTCCCCCCGGGTTTGCGCCCCTCGGCGGGCCCGCGGACCCCCCATATTTACCCCTCCGGGAAGGCGCCGGTGCCGGGCCGCTGTTCGGGGGGCTGCCGCGGGCGGGGGCGGCCCGCCGGGGCGGATGCCGGAGGATTCGCGGGGCCGCCCGGCGCGCCAGCCTCTCCCggcccagccgccgccgccgccgccgccgccgcgtcGCGCCGCGCTCCTCTCCGCTCCGCTCGCCCCGGCCGGCTCAGGCTCTGGGctctcgccgccgccgccgccgccgcctcccggcCGCCCGCCCCCGCCGCCGGCTCGCGCGCTCCCGCCCGGCGCGCGCCCGTCGGCTCCCATTGAGCCCCGGGCCCGCCCGCTGATGTCATCCCCGGCCCGCCGTCGCCGCCCCGGAGGATTTAAAGGGCCCGCGCCCTCCCAGTCTGGGGGAGTGAGGCGGGTAGGAGATGGGCAGCCAGGAAACGCAGTGTCCCCGGCCCCTGGAGGAGCACCGTACAGGAACGCAGCCTCGCGCCTGGGGCACGGGGTGCGCAAGCAGTCACCGCCACCGGAGCCAGCGCCAGCACCAGGTCCAGGTGGAGAAAGTGGGACGGGAAAGAGGAGGCAGCACTAG
- the Csnk1e gene encoding casein kinase I isoform X3: MELRVGNKYRLGRKIGSGSFGDIYLGANIASGEEVAIKLECVKTKHPQLHIESKFYKMMQGGVGIPSIKWCGAEGDYNVMVMELLGPSLEDLFNFCSRKFSLKTVLLLADQMISRIEYIHSKNFIHRDVKPDNFLMGLGKKGNLVYIIDFGLAKKYRDARTHQHIPYRENKNLTGTARYASINTHLGIEQSRRDDLESLGYVLMYFNLGSLPWQGLKAATKRQKYERISEKKMSTPIEVLCKGYPSEFSTYLNFCRSLRFDDKPDYSYLRQLFRNLFHRQGFSYDYVFDWNMLKFGASSSQAQPRDSEAIAAPRPRPWPYAGPPYPSTYWCPAILGTQGPPDRPVEEVEEMPPQNYWPVVWTPGPQF; this comes from the exons ATGGAGCTACGCGTGGGAAACAAGTACCGCCTGGGACGAAAGATCGGGAGTGGGTCCTTTGGAGACATCTACCTGG GTGCCAACATCGCCTCTGGTGAAGAGGTGGCCATCAAGCTGGAGTGTGTGAAGACGAAGCACCCGCAGCTGCACATCGAGAGCAAGTTCTACAAGATGATGCAGGGAGGAG TGGGGATCCCGTCCATCAAGTGGTGCGGGGCGGAGGGCGACTACAACGTGATGGTCATGGAACTGCTGGGGCCCAGCCTGGAGGACCTCTTCAACTTCTGCTCCCGCAAGTTCAGCCTCAAGACGGTGCTGCTCCTGGCGGACCAGATG ATCAGCCGCATCGAGTACATCCACTCCAAGAACTTCATTCACCGCGACGTCAAGCCCGACAACTTCCTCATGGGCCTGGGGAAGAAAGGCAACTTGGTGTACATCATTGACTTTGGCCTGGCCAAGAAGTACCGGGATGCCCGCACCCACCAGCACATCCCCTACCGGGAAAACAAGAACCTGACTGGCACGGCCCGCTACGCCTCCATCAACACGCACCTGGGCATCG AGCAAAGCCGTCGCGATGACCTGGAGAGTCTGGGCTACGTGCTCATGTACTTCAACCTGGGCTCCCTGCCCTGGCAGGGTCTCAAAGCAGCCACCAAGCGCCAGAAGTATGAGCGGATCAGCGAGAAGAAGATGTCAACGCCCATTGAGGTCCTCTGCAAAGGCTACCCCT CCGAGTTCTCCACATACCTCAACTTCTGCCGCTCCCTGCGGTTCGACGACAAGCCCGACTACTCCTACCTGCGCCAGCTCTTCCGCAACCTCTTCCACCGGCAGGGCTTTTCCTACGACTACGTCTTCGACTGGAACATGCTCAAATTC GGGGCTTCTTCGAGCCAGGCTCAGCCCCGGGACAGCGAAGCTATTGCAGcaccccgcccccgcccctgGCCCTATGCCGGGCCCCCGTATCCATCCACATACTG GTGCCCGGCGATCCTGGGCACCCAAGGCCCCCCAGATAGGCctgtggaggaggtggaggagatgcCCCCTCAAAACTACTGGCCTGTGGTCTGGACTCCAGGGCCCCAGTTCTGA